The segment CTCCTGGTGGCGCTGGGCTTTGCGCTTTATCGTTTCGCGGCCGGCGATCTACCCTCCATACGCGGACCGCAGATCGCCCGCGTCAAAATTTCCGGCCTTATCCTGGATGACACCGAGCTTTTGGAGCGGCTGAAGAAGATCCAGGACAATGATCAGGTCAAGGCGTTGATCGTCTCGATTTCATCGACCGGCGGCACGACCTATGGCGGCGAACGTATCTTTAAGGCCATTCGTGCCGTTGCCGCGAAGAAGCCCGTGGTCTCCGATATCCGCACCGTAGCAGCGTCTGCCGGCTACATGATCGCGACGGCGGGTGATGACATTGTCGCCGGCGACACGTCGATCACCGGCTCGATCGGCGTCATCTTTCAGTATCCGCAGGCGAAAGAGCTGCTCGACAAGCTTGGCCTCTCGCTGGACGAAATCAAGTCGGCGCCGCTGAAGGCCGAGCCATCGCCATTCCATCCGGCGAGCGAAGAGGCCAAGGCGATGATCCGCAACATGGTCATGGACAGCTATGGCTGGTTCGTCGATCTCGTCGCCGACCGTCGCAAATTGCCGCGCGACGAGGTGCTGAAGCTCGCGGATGGCAGCATCTTCACCGGCCGGCAGGCATTGCAGAACAAGCTGATCGACACCCTCGGCGGCGAAGACGAAATCCGCGCCTATCTCGACACGCGCAAGGTCAAAAAGGACTTGCCGATCGTCGATTGGAAGGCAGAGGACAAAACCTCATCCTTCTTTTGGCCGAGCGCCGCTTCTTGGTTGCTAAATCGTCTCGGTTATGATGATTTTATGAAGGGAGAGGATCTCCAGAAAATTATGACAGAGAAGTTGTTTCTTGACGGCCTGCTTTCTGTTTGGCAGGGTGCAGCTAATTGATAAATCAATGATTTAAGGGGGCAACCGTGATTAAGTCGGAATTGGTGCAGATTGTGGCGGCACGTAACCCGCATCTCTACCACCGCGATGTCGAAAATATCGTCAACGCTGTCCTCGACGAGATCACCGATGCGCTCGCTGCGGGAAATCGCGTTGAACTACGCGGTTTCGGCGCTTTTTCCGTCAAGAACCGGCCCTCGCGCTCCGGTCGCAACCCGCGTACGGGCGATACGGTGTTCGTCGAGGAAAAATGGGTTCCCTTCTTCAAGACTGGCAAGGAGCTGCGTGAGCGCCTGAATCCCGGCGCCGGCGACGAAGAAGACGACAATTAATCATCGTTTTTGGCGGATACTCTTCGCGAACGTCCCCGGTGGACATGCCCGGTGGACATGACTGCGCCGTGACCGGGTGGCACTTGAACTTGGCCCGGTCTGTCTTATTCTGCGGCTATAGGCGATAGGAGTGCATTGCACGGATGCGCCTGGACAAAGGAGCGTTCGCAATGACCAAGAAGATCATCAACCTGCTGATATTGCTGCCGCTCGGCATTATCCTCATCATCTTCTGCGTCGCGAACCGCCAGTCCGTCACGCTGGCGCTCAATCCGTTCAGGCCCGAGGATCAGGTGCTGTCGCTGAGCGCGCCGCTGTTCGTGCTGCTGTTTGTCGCGTTGATCATCGGCATGCTGG is part of the Rhizobium sp. CB3090 genome and harbors:
- a CDS encoding integration host factor subunit beta: MIKSELVQIVAARNPHLYHRDVENIVNAVLDEITDALAAGNRVELRGFGAFSVKNRPSRSGRNPRTGDTVFVEEKWVPFFKTGKELRERLNPGAGDEEDDN
- a CDS encoding LapA family protein, whose amino-acid sequence is MTKKIINLLILLPLGIILIIFCVANRQSVTLALNPFRPEDQVLSLSAPLFVLLFVALIIGMLVGAAVTWFNQGKHRKLARSQSREAVRWQAEADKHRNRAEQIAGQLPSK
- the sppA gene encoding signal peptide peptidase SppA, with the translated sequence MDSSAIADRRQLRRKLGFWRVIAVLLLVALGFALYRFAAGDLPSIRGPQIARVKISGLILDDTELLERLKKIQDNDQVKALIVSISSTGGTTYGGERIFKAIRAVAAKKPVVSDIRTVAASAGYMIATAGDDIVAGDTSITGSIGVIFQYPQAKELLDKLGLSLDEIKSAPLKAEPSPFHPASEEAKAMIRNMVMDSYGWFVDLVADRRKLPRDEVLKLADGSIFTGRQALQNKLIDTLGGEDEIRAYLDTRKVKKDLPIVDWKAEDKTSSFFWPSAASWLLNRLGYDDFMKGEDLQKIMTEKLFLDGLLSVWQGAAN